GTGGTCGGGAACTTCCCGTCCTCCCACAGGGCCTTCTCGTCCAGCAGCACCTCGGCGCCCGCGTCGAGCACCAGCCGCGAGGACCACGGCTCCGGCGCCCACGCGCCCTGCACGTCACCGCGCTTGAACAGGTCCAGTGACTGCGCGTTCTCGGTGTTGGTGACGTTCACCTGGTCGGGGCCGGTGCCGATGGCGAGCCCCTGGTCGGACAGCCACTTCTTCAGCGCCACGTCCTGGGTGTTCGCCAGCTGCGGCGTGGTGACGACCTTGCCCTTGAGGTCGGCCGGGGACGTGATCCCCGGCTTCACGACGAGCTGCGCGCCGCCGGACGTGGCGCCCGCGACGAGCCGGATCGCCTCGCCCTTGGACTTCGCGTAGGCGTTGATGGCCGGGCCGGACCCGATGAACGTGGCGTCCAGCGACTCGCCGAGCAGCGCGTTCACCGCCTCGGGGCCCGCGTTGAAGGTCTGCGTGGTGAGCTTGGTGGACCCGAGCTCCGCGGCGAACAGCCCCTTGTCCACGCCGATCAGCGCGGCGGCGTGGGTGACGTTGGGGAAGTAGCCGAGGCGGAGCTCGGCCGCCGCGCCCTGGTCGGCGGCGGGGGCCGAATCCCCGCCGCGGTCGACGCGGGAGCACGCGGACAGGGCGATGGCGGACAGGGCGATCAGTGCGGTGCTCAGGAGGCGGCGTCGGAGGCTCACGACGGGACCTTTCAGGGGCCGGGGGAGACGAGGGCGTGGTCGTCGGTGGACGGGGCGGAGTTACCGCCCCCGGTACAGCTGTCCACGCCGTCCAGCTCCGGCAGGGGCGCCCCCACGAGCCCGGCGGCCAGCGTGCTGCCGTCGGCGACGTCGATGATGAGAAAGGAACCAGTGCGGCGGTTGCGCGTGTAGTCGTCGACCGGAATTGCTTCGGCAGTGCGAACCCCGATCTGGCCGATCTCGTTGAGGGCCAGCGCGGCGGGGGCGTCGGTGCTGGCGAGCTTCTGCTCGTCGAACCGGGTGCGCAGTTCGGTGACGATCGCCTGCACGGTGCGCGTGCCGTGCTTGACCAGCACCCGTGCGCCGGGTGTGAGGGGCTTCTCCGACAGCCAGCACACGGTGGCGTCGAACTCGTCGGTCACGGTCGGCGGCGCGGCCGCGGCGGCGATCAGGTCACCGCGCGAGACGTCCACGTCGTGCGCCAGCAACAGCGTCACGGACCGGCCCGCCGCGGCCTCCTCCAGCGGGCCGTCGGCGGTGTCGATGCCGGTCACGGTCGTGCGCAGCCCGCCGGGCAGCACGGCGACCTCGTCGCCCACCCGCACGGTGCCCGCGGCGACCTGGCCCGCGTAGCCGCGGTAGTCCGGGTGCTCGGGGGTGCGCGGCCGGATCACGTACTGCACCGGGAAGCGGAACGGCGCGTCGTGCGGGTCGGGCTCGACCGGCACCGTCTCCAGGTGCTCCAGCAGCGTCGGACCGGAGTACCAGGGCGTGCGCGCCGAGCGCTCCACCACGTTGTCGCCCGCCAGCGCCGACACGGGGATCTCCACGACGGCCTCCTCGGCGTAACCGAGGGCGGTGGCGTGCGCGGTGAACTCCTTGGCGATGCGGGCGAACGTCACCTCGTCGTACCCGACCAGGTCGATCTTGTTGACCGCCAGCACGAGCCTGGGCACGCCCAGCAGCGCGAGCACGGCCGCGTGCCGCCGGGTCTGCTCGATCACGCCCTTGCGGGCGTCGACCAGCAGCACGCCGAGCTGCGCGGTGGACGCGCCGGTCACCGTGTTGCGGGTGTACTGGACGTGGCCGGGGGTGTCCGCGAGCACGAAGGAACGGTTCGGGGTGGCGAAGTAGCGGTAGGCCACGTCGATGGTGATGCCCTGCTCACGCTCCGAACGCAGGCCGTCCACCAGCAGTGACAGGTCCGGGGTGGCCAGGCCGCGGTCGGCGCTGGCGCGGTGCACCGCGTCCAGGGTGTCCGCGAGCACCGACTTGGTGTCGTAGAGCAGCCTGCCGACGAGCGTGGACTTGCCGTCGTCCACGCTGCCCGCCGTGGCCAGCCTCAACAGGTCGCTCATCTAGAAGTACCCCTCCCGCTTGCGGTCTTCCATGGCGGCCTCGGACATCCGGTCGTCCGCGCGGGTCGCGCCGCGCTCGGTGAGGCGGGACGCCGCGACCTCGGCGATGACGGTCGCGATGTCGGCCGCGTCGGACTCGACGGCGCCGGTGCACGACCCGTCGCCGACGGTCCGGTAGCGCACGGTCTTCTCGACCTTGACCTCGCCGTCGCGCGGGCCGCCCCACGGGCCTTCCGCGAGCCACATGCCGTCGCGCAGGTACACCTCGCGCCGGTGGGCGTAGTAGATCGACGGCAGCTCGATGCCCTCGCGGGCGATGTAGTGCCACACGTCCAGCTCGGTCCAGTTGGACAGCGGGAACACGCGCACGTGCTCGCCGGGGCGGTGCCGTCCGTTGTAGAGGTTCCACAGCTCGGGTCGCTGGCGGCGCGGCTCCCACTGGCCGAACGAGTTGCGCAGGCTGAAGATCCGCTCCTTGGCGCGGGCCCGCTCCTCGTCCCGCCGCCCGCCGCCGAAGACGGCGTCGAACCGGTGGGTGGTGATGGCGTCGAGCAGCGGCACGGTCTGGAGCGGGTTGCGGGTGCCGTCCGGCCGCTCGGCGAGCCGGCCGTCGTCGATGTAGTCCTGGACCTCCGCGACCTCCAGCCGCAGCCCGTGCCGCGCGACCACCCGGTCGCGGAACTCGATGACCTCGTCGAAGTTGTGCCCGGTGTCCACGTGCAGCAGCGGGAACGGAACCGGTGCGGGCCAGAACGCCTTCACCGCGAGGTGCAGCAGCAGCGTGGAGTCCTTGCCGCCGGAGAACAGGATCACCGGCCGGTCGAACTCGCCCGCGACCTCGCGGAAGATGTGGATCGCCTCGGACTCCAGGCGGTCGAGCGCGTCGAGGGCCGTCGTCGTGGCGGTCATCCGTGCAACCCGCATTCTGTCTTGGCCAGCCCCGCCCACCGGCCGCTGCGCGGGTCCGAACCCGGCAAGGGCTTCGCGGTGCACGGCGCGCAGCCGATGGAGGGGTAACCGGCCTGCACCAGCGGGTTCTCCAGGATTCCGTGGTCGGCGATGTAGGCGTTGAACCGCTCGTCGGACCACGGCGCGATCGGGTTGACCTTCACCAGCCCGTTGCGGTCGTCCCACTGCACGATCGGGGTGTTCGCGCGGGTCGGGGCGTCGACCCGGCGGACACCGGTGACCCACGCGTCGTAGTCCGCCAGGGTCCGCCGGAGCGGCACGACCTTGCGCAGCTCGCAGCACCGGGTCGGGTCGGTCCGGTTGAGCGGGCCGAACTCGGCCTCCTGGTCCGCCACCGACTGCTCGGCGGCGGCGTCGACGATGCGCACACCGGGGTAGACCAGGTCCACCGCGTCACGCGTGCCGATGGTCTCGGCGAAGTGGTAGCCGGTCTGCAGGAACAGCACGTCCACGTCCGGCTTGACCTTGGTCGCCAGGTCGACCAGCACCGCGTCCTGCATGTTCGACGCGACGATCCAGCTCTCGCCGAACGTGCGGGCGGTCCACGCCAGCGCCTCCTCGGCACTGGCGTCCGCCAGCTCGGCCGAGGCGGCCTCGGCGATCACCTTGAGCTCCTCGACCCTGGTCGGGGCGGTCATCTCCGCACCTCCTTCTGTGGAAGGTTGAGACCCACGAACTTGACCGTGAACACGCGACGGCAGGAGGCGCAGAGCCACGAGTGGCTCGGCTCCTCCTGCGGTCGGAGGTCCTCGTCGCCGCAGTAGGGGCAGTAGAACGGTGTCGCGCGCTCACTCATGCCGGCCTCCGTCGGGGCAGGTGCGTCGGTGGGTGCTCACTTCAGATCACCCTCGTCCGCCCGCGCGACCCACTGCGCGAACCTCTCTTCGGGCTCCCGCTTCGCCACGAAGTTGCGCACCACGCGCTCCACGTAGTCCGACAGCTCGGCGGCGGTGACCTTGTGGCCGCGCAGCTTGCGGCCGAACCCGGCGTCCAGGCCGAGGCCGCCGCCCAGGTGCACCTGGAAGCCCTCGACCTGCTCGCCGTCCGCGTCGGTGACGATCTGGCCCTTGAGGCCGATGTCGGCGGTCTGGATGCGGGCGCACGAGTTCGGGCAGCCGTTGATGTGCACCGACACCGGCGCGGTGACGCCGGCGACGACGTCCGCCAGCCTGGTCTCCAGCGCGGAGACAAGCTCGACCGCGCGGGCCTTGGTCTCGACGATCGCGAGCTTGCAGAACTCGATGCCGGTGCACGCCATCACGCCCCGCCGCCACGGCGACGGCTCGGTCTGCAACCCCAGCTTCGCCAGGTCCGCCTGGAGCCCCTCGACCTCGCCCTCCGGCACGTCCAGCACGACGATCTTCTGCTGCGGCGTGAGCCGGACCCGGGTGGACCCGGCGCGTTCCACGACCTTGGCGACCTCGACCAGCGTGGACCCGGACACCCGGCCCGCGATCGGGGCCGCGCCGACGTAGTAGGAACCGTCCTTCTGCCGGTGCACGCCGATGTGGTCGCGGGGGATCGCGGGCACCTCGGGCGCGGGGCCGTCGACCATCTTCCGCTTGAGGTACTCGTCCTCCAGGACCTGGCGGAACTTCTCGGGGCCCCAGTCCGCGACCAGGAACTTGATCCGCGCGCGGTGCCGCAGGCGGCGGTAGCCGTAATCGCGGAAGACGCTGATCACGCCCTCCCACACGTCCGGCACCTCGTCCAGCGGGACCCACGCGCCCAGCCGCTGCCCGATCATCGGGTTCGTGGACAGGCCGCCGCCGACCCACAGGTCGAAGCCCGGCCCGTGCTCGGGGTGGTGCACACCGACGAACGCGACGTCGTGGATCTCGTGCGCCACGTCCGGCAGGCCGGAGATCGCGGTCTTGAACTTGCGCGGCAGGTTCGAGAAGCGCGGGTCGCCGATGTAGCGGCGCAGGATCTCGTCGATCGCGGGGGAGCCGTCGACCACCTCGTCCTCGGCGATGCCCGCGACGGGGGAGCCGAGGATCACGCGCGGGCTGTCGCCGCACGCCTCCATCGTGGTCAGGCCCGCCGCCTCCAGCTTCTGCCAGATCGTCGGCACGTCCTCGACCCTGATCCAGTGGTACTGGATGTTCTGCCGGTCGGTGATGTCGGCGGTGTCGCGCGCGTAGGTCTGCGACAGCTCGCCGAGCAGGGCCAGCTGCCGGGTGGTGAGCCGGCCGCCGTCCACGCGGACGCGCAGCATGAAGTACTCGTCGTCCAGCTCCTCCGGGTCCAGGGTGGCCGTGCGACCGCCGTCGATGCCGGGCTTGCGCTGGGTGTAGAGGCCGTACCAGCGGAACCGCCCGCGCAGGTCGGCCGGGTCGATGGAGTCGAAGCCGCCGCGGGCGTAGACGTTCTCGATCCGCGCCCGGACGTTGAGCGGGTTGTCGTCCTTCTTGCTCCGCTCGTTCGGGTTCAGCGGCTCGCGGTAGCCCAGCGCCCACTGCCCCTCACCTCGGCGCTGCTTCGTGCGCTGAGGTGTCGTCGTCGGGGGGACCATGCTCGTCCTCCGGGTTTCGGGGGCGCTGGTGCGCGTGCGAGTCCCGGCAGAACCGTGGTGGGGGTCTCGTCAGCGCACCCGGCGCCGACGGTGAGAATGCGGGCGCGGGTTATGCCGAACGACGGCACATCGCGCTGGACACGCGCCGGAAGTCGACGTGGCGGCGGACCACCAGGCGCACTCCGGTCGATGTCATGTGGATGAGCGTGCCACGCGTCCATGGCGTGGTCCACCGCCATCCGCATCGTGGGACGGGGGTGCCGCGCCCGGTAGGTGGGACAATGGGGGCCATGCCCTCCGCCCTGCCGATCGGCGACCCCGCGCCGCCCGACGGTTCGCTCCCCGCCACCGCCCTCGCCGGGCTCGGCTCCCGCCCGTTCGGCGTCTACGTGCACGTCCCGTTCTGCGCGACCCGGTGCGGCTACTGCGACTTCAACACCTACACCGCCGGTGAGCTGGGCACCTCCGCCTCGCCCCGGTCGTGGCTGGAGGGGCTGCGCCGCGAACTGGACCTCGCCGCGACCGTGCTGGGCACCCCGCCGCCGGTCGAGACGGTCTTCGTCGGCGGCGGCACCCCGTCACTGCTCGGCTCCGACGGGCTGGCCGACGTGCTCGACGCCGTGCGCGCCTCGTTCGGCCTCGCACCGGGCGCGGAGGTCACCACCGAGTCCAACCCCGAGTCGACCTCGCCGTCGTTCTTCGCCGCGATCCGTGACGCCGGCTACACGCGGGTGTCGCTCGGGATGCAGTCCGCGGCCCGGCACGTCCTCGCCGTCCTGGACCGCGCCCACACCCCGGGTCGCCCCGTCGCGGCGGCCCGCGAGGCCCGCGCGGCCGGCTTCGAGCACGTGAACCTCGATCTCATCTACGGCACGCCCGGTGAGTCGCCGGGCGACCTGGAGGCGTCGCTGGACGCCGTGCGCGGCGCGGGCGTGGACCACGTGTCGGCCTACGCGCTGATCGTGGAGGAGGGCACCGCCCTGGCCCGCCGGGTGCGCCGGGGCGAGCTGCCGATGCCCGACGACGACGTGCTGGCCGACAAGTACGAGTCGGTCGACCGGGCCATGACCGCCCAGGGCCTCACCTGGTACGAGGTGTCGAACTGGGCCGCCTCCGCCGAGGCGGCGTGCCGGCACAACCTGCTGTACTGGCAGGGGGCCGACTGGTGGGGCGCGGGCCCCGGCGCGCACAGCCACGTCGGCGGCGTGCGCTGGTGGAACGTCAAGCACCCCGCGAAGTACGCCGAACTGCTCGCCGCAGGCGCCTCGCCGTCCGCCGGGCGCGAGGTGCTGACCGGGGACGACCGCCGCGTCGAACGCGTCCTGCTGGAGCTCCGCCTGGCCACCGGCCTGCCGCTCGACGTCCTGGACGAGGGCGGGCGGGCCGAGGCCGGGACCGCCGCCGCCGACGGCCTGCTGGACCCCGCCGCCCTGGACGCGGGCCGCTGCGTGCTCACCGACCGGGGCCGGTTGCTCGCCGACGCCGTGGTGCGCCGGCTCACCTGACGGCCGCGGTGGCGGCACCGCGATGCCCGCCACCTGCGACAGGCCGCCGCACGGCGCCGTGAACGCGCCCGCGTCGCGTTCTGCTGCCCGGAGGGCGTCGAGCAGGGAGGGGTTGAGCACACCCGACGCCGGCGATGTGACCGAACCCGGACCAACGGCTTTCCATCCGCCGCCGCAACCTCCGTAAACTCGGGGGGAAGCAGTCCAGGTCGTCCCGGAGGTGACGTGCGGTGAACGCCGATGAGCGCCGGTTCGAAGTGCTGCGCGCGATCGTCGCCGACTACGTGTCCAACCAGGAGCCGGTCGGCTCGAAAGCCCTGGTCGAGCGGCACAACCTGAGCGTGTCCAGCGCCACCGTGCGCAACGACATGGCCCAGTTGGAGGAGGACGGCTACATCACCCAGCCGCACACCAGCGCCGGCCGCGTGCCCACGGACAAGGGCTACCGGCTGTTCGTGGACCGCCTCAACGAGGTCAAGCCGCTGTCCTCGCCCGAGCGCAAGGCCATCCGGAACTTCCTCGAAGGCGCCTACGACCTCGACGACGTGCTGCGCCGCAGCGTCCGCCTGCTCGCCCAGTTGACCCGCCAGGTCGCGGTCGTGCAGTACCCGGTGCTCAGCCGGGCGACCGTGCGCCACATCGAGGTGCTGGCCATCACGCCCGCCCGCCTCATGCTGGTGCTCATCACCGACACCGGCCGCGTCGACCAGCGCTCGGTCGACCTCGGCGACGTCATCAGCGAGGACAACGTCGCCCGGGTGCGCGCCATGCTCAACGCCGCGATGGTCGGCAAGCGCCTCTCCGACGCCTCCGCCGAGGTCGCCCAGCTGCCCGAGGAGGCGCCCGCCGAGCTGCGCGACGTCGTGCTGCGGGTCGGCACCGTGCTCATCGAGTCGCTGGTGGAGCACCCCGAGGAGCGCCTGGTGCTGGGTGGCACCGCGAACCTCACCCGCAACGTGGCAGACTTCCCCGGTTCGCTGCGCCAGGTGCTGGAGGCGCTGGAGGAACAGGTCGTGGTGCTCAAGCTGCTGGCCGCGGCCCGCGACCCCGGCACCATCCTGGTGCACATCGGCGAGGAGAACGAGGCGGCGGAGATGCGCAGCACCTCCGTCGTGTCCATCGGCTACGGCAGCCGGGACAACCTGCTCGGGGGAATGGGCGTGGTCGGACCGACCCGCATGGACTACCCCGGCACGATGGCGGCCGTGCGCGCGGTCGCCACCTACGTGGGGGAGATCTTGACCGGGCGGTGACGGCGGGGGAGGAACACCGCGGTCCCGCAGGACGTTTGGCAGGCGAGCGCGCGCGTGCGCACGACGCCGCTCGCAGGAGGAAACACGGTGGCGAGGGACTACTACGGCACGCTCGGGGTCTCCAAGAACGCGACACCCGAGGAGATCAAGCGCGCCTACCGCAAGCTCGCGCGGCAGCTCCACCCGGACGTGAACCCCAACGAGGAAGCGCGCTTCAAGGAGGTGACCGCCGCCTACGAGGTCCTGTCGGACCCGAAGAAGCGGCAGGTCGTCGACCTGGGCGGCGACCCGCTGGAGCCGGGCGGCGGCGGCCGGGGCGGCGGCGACCCGTTCGCGGGCTTCGGCGGTCTCGGCGACATCATGGACGCGTTCTTCGGCGCGGGCGGCGGCGCGGGCGGGCGGGGGCCGCGCAGCCGCGTGCAGCCCGGCTCCGACGCCCTCATCCGGCTGTCGATGACGCTGGAGGAGTGCGCGGCGGGCG
This region of Saccharothrix longispora genomic DNA includes:
- a CDS encoding ABC transporter substrate-binding protein codes for the protein MSLRRRLLSTALIALSAIALSACSRVDRGGDSAPAADQGAAAELRLGYFPNVTHAAALIGVDKGLFAAELGSTKLTTQTFNAGPEAVNALLGESLDATFIGSGPAINAYAKSKGEAIRLVAGATSGGAQLVVKPGITSPADLKGKVVTTPQLANTQDVALKKWLSDQGLAIGTGPDQVNVTNTENAQSLDLFKRGDVQGAWAPEPWSSRLVLDAGAEVLLDEKALWEDGKFPTTVLVVRTKFLQRHPQTVEALLRGHLAATDFARNNQVEAKQVVNNALKALTGKALGEPVLDRAFGGIELVLDPQAESFPRLAKDAVTAGVAKEAADVAGLVDFTLLNKVLSAAGKPTVDAAGLDKK
- a CDS encoding sulfate adenylyltransferase subunit 1, which encodes MSDLLRLATAGSVDDGKSTLVGRLLYDTKSVLADTLDAVHRASADRGLATPDLSLLVDGLRSEREQGITIDVAYRYFATPNRSFVLADTPGHVQYTRNTVTGASTAQLGVLLVDARKGVIEQTRRHAAVLALLGVPRLVLAVNKIDLVGYDEVTFARIAKEFTAHATALGYAEEAVVEIPVSALAGDNVVERSARTPWYSGPTLLEHLETVPVEPDPHDAPFRFPVQYVIRPRTPEHPDYRGYAGQVAAGTVRVGDEVAVLPGGLRTTVTGIDTADGPLEEAAAGRSVTLLLAHDVDVSRGDLIAAAAAPPTVTDEFDATVCWLSEKPLTPGARVLVKHGTRTVQAIVTELRTRFDEQKLASTDAPAALALNEIGQIGVRTAEAIPVDDYTRNRRTGSFLIIDVADGSTLAAGLVGAPLPELDGVDSCTGGGNSAPSTDDHALVSPGP
- the cysD gene encoding sulfate adenylyltransferase subunit CysD, whose translation is MTATTTALDALDRLESEAIHIFREVAGEFDRPVILFSGGKDSTLLLHLAVKAFWPAPVPFPLLHVDTGHNFDEVIEFRDRVVARHGLRLEVAEVQDYIDDGRLAERPDGTRNPLQTVPLLDAITTHRFDAVFGGGRRDEERARAKERIFSLRNSFGQWEPRRQRPELWNLYNGRHRPGEHVRVFPLSNWTELDVWHYIAREGIELPSIYYAHRREVYLRDGMWLAEGPWGGPRDGEVKVEKTVRYRTVGDGSCTGAVESDAADIATVIAEVAASRLTERGATRADDRMSEAAMEDRKREGYF
- a CDS encoding phosphoadenylyl-sulfate reductase translates to MTAPTRVEELKVIAEAASAELADASAEEALAWTARTFGESWIVASNMQDAVLVDLATKVKPDVDVLFLQTGYHFAETIGTRDAVDLVYPGVRIVDAAAEQSVADQEAEFGPLNRTDPTRCCELRKVVPLRRTLADYDAWVTGVRRVDAPTRANTPIVQWDDRNGLVKVNPIAPWSDERFNAYIADHGILENPLVQAGYPSIGCAPCTAKPLPGSDPRSGRWAGLAKTECGLHG
- a CDS encoding Insertion element protein; this translates as MSERATPFYCPYCGDEDLRPQEEPSHSWLCASCRRVFTVKFVGLNLPQKEVRR
- a CDS encoding nitrite/sulfite reductase, whose protein sequence is MVPPTTTPQRTKQRRGEGQWALGYREPLNPNERSKKDDNPLNVRARIENVYARGGFDSIDPADLRGRFRWYGLYTQRKPGIDGGRTATLDPEELDDEYFMLRVRVDGGRLTTRQLALLGELSQTYARDTADITDRQNIQYHWIRVEDVPTIWQKLEAAGLTTMEACGDSPRVILGSPVAGIAEDEVVDGSPAIDEILRRYIGDPRFSNLPRKFKTAISGLPDVAHEIHDVAFVGVHHPEHGPGFDLWVGGGLSTNPMIGQRLGAWVPLDEVPDVWEGVISVFRDYGYRRLRHRARIKFLVADWGPEKFRQVLEDEYLKRKMVDGPAPEVPAIPRDHIGVHRQKDGSYYVGAAPIAGRVSGSTLVEVAKVVERAGSTRVRLTPQQKIVVLDVPEGEVEGLQADLAKLGLQTEPSPWRRGVMACTGIEFCKLAIVETKARAVELVSALETRLADVVAGVTAPVSVHINGCPNSCARIQTADIGLKGQIVTDADGEQVEGFQVHLGGGLGLDAGFGRKLRGHKVTAAELSDYVERVVRNFVAKREPEERFAQWVARADEGDLK
- the hemW gene encoding radical SAM family heme chaperone HemW is translated as MPSALPIGDPAPPDGSLPATALAGLGSRPFGVYVHVPFCATRCGYCDFNTYTAGELGTSASPRSWLEGLRRELDLAATVLGTPPPVETVFVGGGTPSLLGSDGLADVLDAVRASFGLAPGAEVTTESNPESTSPSFFAAIRDAGYTRVSLGMQSAARHVLAVLDRAHTPGRPVAAAREARAAGFEHVNLDLIYGTPGESPGDLEASLDAVRGAGVDHVSAYALIVEEGTALARRVRRGELPMPDDDVLADKYESVDRAMTAQGLTWYEVSNWAASAEAACRHNLLYWQGADWWGAGPGAHSHVGGVRWWNVKHPAKYAELLAAGASPSAGREVLTGDDRRVERVLLELRLATGLPLDVLDEGGRAEAGTAAADGLLDPAALDAGRCVLTDRGRLLADAVVRRLT
- the hrcA gene encoding heat-inducible transcriptional repressor HrcA; protein product: MNADERRFEVLRAIVADYVSNQEPVGSKALVERHNLSVSSATVRNDMAQLEEDGYITQPHTSAGRVPTDKGYRLFVDRLNEVKPLSSPERKAIRNFLEGAYDLDDVLRRSVRLLAQLTRQVAVVQYPVLSRATVRHIEVLAITPARLMLVLITDTGRVDQRSVDLGDVISEDNVARVRAMLNAAMVGKRLSDASAEVAQLPEEAPAELRDVVLRVGTVLIESLVEHPEERLVLGGTANLTRNVADFPGSLRQVLEALEEQVVVLKLLAAARDPGTILVHIGEENEAAEMRSTSVVSIGYGSRDNLLGGMGVVGPTRMDYPGTMAAVRAVATYVGEILTGR